A region of Vespula vulgaris chromosome 1, iyVesVulg1.1, whole genome shotgun sequence DNA encodes the following proteins:
- the LOC127064990 gene encoding signal-induced proliferation-associated 1-like protein 2 isoform X2, translating to MIASLPINSGGSGGPVSRVGRGLALHRSNSSLELPHSPDPASRVPETPLRREYGSHGSIDVVAQSVTVGENIFAMLQDFRPTDQRSPVSADYLRRVQDTQSAQDTDEVCGPTGGGSSPKLRLKLNRFWGGKSPRAMEETCGSPVVSADVEERHRRRAFAHYDCQSLTANLGYAAKLRGILLARRRNTATGASAASALRASTPDETPEEDSGDGKGNDLLESCPFFRNEIGGEGEREVGLTRCPHVNGVHRPALSYGVSVLEPLPGETLWKHTCPVQKRPLPIESVDEGAHYYRKYFLGREHQNWFGMDEQLGPVAISIRKDVNQYRIIVRTSELLTLRGSVPEEALGIRPQGRVPTRELLELVAPEVQLGCLRLGTAAAEEAVARLDEQGLSSRYKVGVLYCRSGQRTEEEMYNNQHAGPAFLEFLDTIGQRIRLRGFEGYKAGLDTRTDSTGTHAVAATHRGAEVTFHVSTMLPFTPNNRQQLLRKRHIGNDIVTIVFQEPGALPFSPRRIRSQFQHVFIVVKAINPCTDNTQYSVAVSRSKEVPIFGPPVPPGATFTKGKAFADFILAKVINAENAAHRSEKFATMATRTRQEYLKDLATNYSSATVVDTGQKFSMLSFSSKKKANVRPRLSCDASQRGAICWQVILEDSNQNTDCYLGISIDTIVLIEEHSRQIVFVTPCVSVLGWHAQTNSLRLYYHQGECITIHVRGDYGERDELMEIVARLRAVTQGAPASELSLKRNGLGQLGFHVQPDGVVTQVEAMGLSWQAGLRQGSRLVEICKVAVSTLTHDQMIDLLKTSAQVTVTVIPPTNDGNPRRGCPLQNCQHLSNNYEGDYENVTNPDNTPTQQIAMSHQRRYDRSFSPPRSSNSSGYGTGSSSRSFNDPRFPLEGTMTSSSSGHSSTDDRWYELLEPQDQDNNGHRTDGTPPPPLPARQNYQALTPNKVITGQKKEKESHYASSKQFTENSKLHNHDHYAKESGYVSAKIIQENARHENYQRHLDNAHRNQDHVTSNYVKLQKEKFEIKQENLYASQRDLLKNDYQHHSTHQKLSASNSLPLAQNASYSLPKSASNNNLIRFNEFDQTSSKYEYENKPDRTSKYEIQEEKLLDRNTNKYDQETRNDIRNDIRNEKRATIGYEYSEDSYEKRNSKYDIEITKYDLEAIQQNNDRKHNNNENNDHNREPIRYEMPHEFKVGEKVTCLKTTMSERPVPHKVNVEYRQTKDFATSLPPEVRIPESNCIEVTTLPSEDELSNGSGSISPRLRRANKHRAGNLTPSSGSSRNQSPRPKPGVRNSHRNSANLTSSTLQEDLMKLINPDYIADDNQLTNNNISNNIMSANQNSNKINNNMLEIQNRCRSRENLCGNSTSTLSVLPANGQDNGNNGSEVILTMARPATVISNASTASSPAPSENKLSKEERLSPRVTKSPHSMSKPTNNLTSTKDAKTHVDGDVDCWQNHHIDSNNKTSKQHPQEWTDDRIIDGCNTIANSVSDLQSHLSTLELRVARETRRRLSLEDEVRRLRDENRRLQDESHAAAQQLRRFTEWFFQTIDHQ from the exons ATGATCGCGAGCCTGCCGATAAATAGCGGCGGCAGCGGAGGGCCGGTGAGCCGCGTGGGTCGTGGACTGGCCCTTCACAGATCCAACTCAAGTTTAGAACTACCTCACAGTCCTGATCCCGCCTCTCGAGTGCCAGAGACACCCCTCAGAAGAGAGTATGGATCTCACG GTAGCATCGACGTAGTGGCTCAATCAGTCACAGTCGGCGAGAACATCTTCGCGATGCTTCAAGATTTTCGGCCAACGGATCAAAGAAGTCCAGTAAGCGCCGATTATTTGAGACGTGTTCAGGATACGCAGTCGGCGCAGGACACTGACGAGGTCTGTGGACCAACCGGTGGCGGTTCCAGTCCGAAATTACGATTGAAGTTGAATAGATTTTGGGGTGGTAAATCTCCTCGTGCTATGGAAGAAACCTGTGGTAGCCCAGTCGTATCGGCTGATGTCGAAGAACGACATCGTAGACGAGCCTTTGCTCATTACGATTGCCAATCGCTCACAGCTAATCTCGGTTATGCTGCTAAACTGCGAGGTATACTTTTagcgagaagaagaaacacgGCAACTGGTGCCTCAGCTGCAAGCGCTTTACGAGCCTCAACTCCAGATGAGACTCCTGAAGAAGATTCTGGAGATGGGAAAG GCAACGACCTTTTGGAATCGTGTCCCTTCTTCCGGAATGAAATTGGCGGTGAAGGGGAACGCGAAGTTGGCCTTACTCGCTGCCCACACGTTAATGGAGTTCATAGGCCAGCATTATCCTATGGTGTCTCGGTTTTGGAACCTTTACCCGGTGAAACATTATGGAAACACACGTGTCCGGTACAAAAACGGCCACTTCCGATCGAAAGCGTCGACGAGGGTGCTCATTATTATCGGAAATATTTCTTAG gTCGAGAACATCAAAATTGGTTTGGTATGGACGAACAATTAGGTCCAGTGGCCATCAGTATTCGTAAAGACGTTAATCAATATCGAATAATCGTAAGAACATCAGAACTATTAACTTTACGTGGTTCTGTGCCTGAAGAAGCACTGGGTATAAGGCCCCAAGGTAGAGTACCAACGAGAGAACTATTGGAGTTGGTCGCACCGGAAGTACAATTAGGCTGTCTCAGACTTGGAACGGCTGCAGCTGAAGAAGCTGTCGCAAGATTGGATGAGCAGGGTCTTTCTAGCAGGTACAAGGTCGGCGTGCTATACTGTAGATCAGGTCAGAGAACGGAGGAAGAGATGTACAATAATCAGCATGCTGGACCAGCGTTTCTCGAATTTCTCGATACAATCg GCCAAAGAATAAGACTGCGAGGATTCGAGGGTTACAAAGCTGGTTTGGATACTCGAACAGACTCAACGGGTACTCACGCGGTAGCTGCGACTCATCGGGGAGCGGAAGTTACGTTTCACGTGTCAACGATGCTACCCTTTACACCGAATAACCGGCAGCAGCTGTTAAGGAAGAGACATATTGGGAACGACATAGTAACAATAGTCTTTCAg GAACCCGGAGCTCTACCGTTCAGTCCACGGAGAATACGTTCGCAATTTCAGCATGTGTTCATCGTGGTAAAAGCCATTAATCCTTGCACAGACAATACGCAATACAGCGTAGCTGTTTCCAGAAGCAAAGAGGTGCCTATTTTCGGACCACCTGTTCCACCAGGAGCGACCTTTACAAAGGGAAAAGCTTTTGCGGATTTCATTCTAGCGAAAGTGATTAATGCCGAGAATGCAGCACACAG ATCAGAAAAGTTTGCCACAATGGCGACAAGAACGAGACAggaatatttgaaagatttgGCGACTAATTATTCTTCTGCCACGGTTGTCGACACTGGTCAAAAGTTTT cGATGCTGTCCTTCAGCAGTAAAAAGAAGGCAAATGTGAGACCAAGATTATCTTGTGACGCGTCCCAGCGTGGTGCGATTTGTTGGCAGGTCATTCTTGAGGATAGCAATCAAAACACCGATTGCTATCTTGGAATAAGCATTGATACTATCGTACTGATCGAAGAACATTCACGACAAATCGTCTTTGTAACTCCTTGCGTCAGCGTTCTTGGCTGGCATGCTCAGACCAATAG TCTGAGATTGTATTATCATCAAGGCGAGTGTATAACGATCCATGTGCGCGGCGATTACGGTGAACGCGACGAACTAATGGAAATAGTCGCACGATTGCGAGCGGTGACGCAAGGAGCACCAGCATCTGAGCTTTCCCTCAAAAGAAACGGCCTCGGACAATTGGGTTTCCACGTACAACCGGACGGTGTGGTGACTCAGGTCGAAGCTATGGGACTTTCGTGGCAAGCTGGTCTTCGACAGGGTTCGAGACTCGTTGAAATTTGTAAGGTGGCTGTGTCAACGTTGACCCACGATCAGATGATCGATCTTTTAAAAACGAGCGCTCAAGTCACTGTCACTGTTATACCACCCACGAATGATGGCAATCCTAGAAG AGGATGCCCGCTACAAAATTGTCAACATCTATCGAACAATTACGAAGGTGATTACGAAAACGTAACTAACCCGGACAACACGCCGACTCAACAAATTGCCATGTCACATCAGAGACgatacgatcgatcttttAGCCCACCTAGATCCAGTAACAGTTCAGGATACGGAACAGGTTCAAGTTCTAGATCGTTTAATGATCCTAGATTTCCATTGGAGGGTACAATGACAAGCAGTAGCAGTGGACACAGTAGTACTGATGATCGTTG GTACGAATTGTTGGAACCACAGGATCAGGATAACAATGGACATCGTACGGATGgcacaccaccaccaccattaccagCAAGACAGAATTATCAAGCTCTGACACCTAACAAAGTAATAACGggacaaaagaaagagaaagaaagtcatTACGCGAGTAGCAAGCAATTTACTGAGAATTCGAAACTTCACAATCACGATCACTACGCCAAGGAAAGTGGTTATGTGTCAGCTAAAATTATCCAAGAAAATGCAAGACACGAGAATTATCAGAGACACCTGGACAACGCTCATCGAAATCAAGATCACGTAACTTCGAATTACGTAAAGctacagaaagagaaattcgagATCAAACAGGAGAATCTTTATGCGTCGCAAAGAGATCTCTTGAAGAACGATTATCAGCATCATTCTACTCATCAGAAACTCAGTGCTTCAAATTCCTTGCCATTGGCTCAGAACGCGAGTTATAGTCTTCCCAAATCTGCTAGCAACAATAATCTCATACGATTCAATGAATTCGATCAGACAAGCTCAAAGTACGAGTACGAAAATAAACCGGATAGAACATCGAAGTACGAGATTCAGGAAGAGAAACTTCTAGACCGAAACACTAACAAATACGATCAGGAAACACGTAATGATATACGTAACGATATACGTAATGAGAAACGTGCCACAATAGGTTACGAGTATTCAGAAGATTCctatgaaaaaaggaatagcAAGTACGACATTGAGATCACAAAATATGATTTAGAAGCCATACAACAGAACAATGATagaaaacataataataacgagAACAACGATCACAATAGAGAACCAATTAGATACGAGATGCCTCATGAGTTCAAGGTCGGTGAAAAAGTGACCTGTTTGAAAACGACTATGTCTGAACGGCCAGTTCCGCACAAGGTCAACGTCGAGTATAGACAAACAAAGGACTTTGCTACGAGTCTTCCACCGGAAGTTAGGATTCCCGAAAGCAATTGCATCGAAGTGACAACTCTACCTAGCGAAGACGAACTGTCCAATGGTTCAGGAAGCATCTCACCGAGATTAAGAAGAGCGAACAAGCATCGAGCTGGTAATTTAACACCTTCGAGTGGCAGTTCAAGAAATCAAAGTCCTCGCCCGAAGCCAGGTGTCAGAAATTCTCATCGAAATTCAGCCAATCTCACGTCGAGTACTTTGCAGGAGGATCTGATGAAATTGATCAATCCTGATTACATAGCTGATGACAATCAgctaacgaataataatatatcgaataacatTATGAGCGCCAATCAAAACtctaataagataaataacaatatgCTGGAGATTCAAAACAGATGTAGATCCAGAGAAAATCTTTGCGGTAACAGTACTTCGACGTTAAGCGTTTTACCTGCTAATGGACAAGACAATGGTAATAATGGTTCCGAAGTTATTTTGACGATGGCTAGACCAGCCACTGTTATATCTAATGCTAGCACAGCGTCTAGTCCAGCACCAAGCGAAAACAAATTGTCCAAGGAAGAGAG ATTATCACCACGCGTTACTAAATCACCGCACTCGATGTCAAAACCCACGAACAATTTAACATCCACCAAGGACGCGAAAACACACGTGGACGGCGACGTAGATTGTTGGCAGAATCATCATATAGATTCAAACAATAAAACGTCGAAGCAGCATCCTCAGGAATGGACCGATGATAGGATCATTGATGGCTGTAATACCATTGC AAATTCTGTCTCCGATTTGCAATCTCATCTCTCGACTCTCGAGCTGAGAGTAGCCAGGGAAACACGACGTCGTCTCTCTTTAGAAGACGAAGTTCGTCGTTTGAGAGACGAAAATCGACGCTTGCAGGACGAAAGCCACGCTGCTGCTCAACAACTTCGTCGCTTCACCGAGTggttttttcaaacgatagaTCAtcagtaa
- the LOC127064990 gene encoding signal-induced proliferation-associated 1-like protein 2 isoform X1 gives MSLINKIVRVVVNSTNCLTPSPKKKYEDSEYSEEATNTLYEETTNTICEEVTLIHEDINNISLKDDQNDEMIASLPINSGGSGGPVSRVGRGLALHRSNSSLELPHSPDPASRVPETPLRREYGSHGSIDVVAQSVTVGENIFAMLQDFRPTDQRSPVSADYLRRVQDTQSAQDTDEVCGPTGGGSSPKLRLKLNRFWGGKSPRAMEETCGSPVVSADVEERHRRRAFAHYDCQSLTANLGYAAKLRGILLARRRNTATGASAASALRASTPDETPEEDSGDGKGNDLLESCPFFRNEIGGEGEREVGLTRCPHVNGVHRPALSYGVSVLEPLPGETLWKHTCPVQKRPLPIESVDEGAHYYRKYFLGREHQNWFGMDEQLGPVAISIRKDVNQYRIIVRTSELLTLRGSVPEEALGIRPQGRVPTRELLELVAPEVQLGCLRLGTAAAEEAVARLDEQGLSSRYKVGVLYCRSGQRTEEEMYNNQHAGPAFLEFLDTIGQRIRLRGFEGYKAGLDTRTDSTGTHAVAATHRGAEVTFHVSTMLPFTPNNRQQLLRKRHIGNDIVTIVFQEPGALPFSPRRIRSQFQHVFIVVKAINPCTDNTQYSVAVSRSKEVPIFGPPVPPGATFTKGKAFADFILAKVINAENAAHRSEKFATMATRTRQEYLKDLATNYSSATVVDTGQKFSMLSFSSKKKANVRPRLSCDASQRGAICWQVILEDSNQNTDCYLGISIDTIVLIEEHSRQIVFVTPCVSVLGWHAQTNSLRLYYHQGECITIHVRGDYGERDELMEIVARLRAVTQGAPASELSLKRNGLGQLGFHVQPDGVVTQVEAMGLSWQAGLRQGSRLVEICKVAVSTLTHDQMIDLLKTSAQVTVTVIPPTNDGNPRRGCPLQNCQHLSNNYEGDYENVTNPDNTPTQQIAMSHQRRYDRSFSPPRSSNSSGYGTGSSSRSFNDPRFPLEGTMTSSSSGHSSTDDRWYELLEPQDQDNNGHRTDGTPPPPLPARQNYQALTPNKVITGQKKEKESHYASSKQFTENSKLHNHDHYAKESGYVSAKIIQENARHENYQRHLDNAHRNQDHVTSNYVKLQKEKFEIKQENLYASQRDLLKNDYQHHSTHQKLSASNSLPLAQNASYSLPKSASNNNLIRFNEFDQTSSKYEYENKPDRTSKYEIQEEKLLDRNTNKYDQETRNDIRNDIRNEKRATIGYEYSEDSYEKRNSKYDIEITKYDLEAIQQNNDRKHNNNENNDHNREPIRYEMPHEFKVGEKVTCLKTTMSERPVPHKVNVEYRQTKDFATSLPPEVRIPESNCIEVTTLPSEDELSNGSGSISPRLRRANKHRAGNLTPSSGSSRNQSPRPKPGVRNSHRNSANLTSSTLQEDLMKLINPDYIADDNQLTNNNISNNIMSANQNSNKINNNMLEIQNRCRSRENLCGNSTSTLSVLPANGQDNGNNGSEVILTMARPATVISNASTASSPAPSENKLSKEERLSPRVTKSPHSMSKPTNNLTSTKDAKTHVDGDVDCWQNHHIDSNNKTSKQHPQEWTDDRIIDGCNTIANSVSDLQSHLSTLELRVARETRRRLSLEDEVRRLRDENRRLQDESHAAAQQLRRFTEWFFQTIDHQ, from the exons AATGACGAAATGATCGCGAGCCTGCCGATAAATAGCGGCGGCAGCGGAGGGCCGGTGAGCCGCGTGGGTCGTGGACTGGCCCTTCACAGATCCAACTCAAGTTTAGAACTACCTCACAGTCCTGATCCCGCCTCTCGAGTGCCAGAGACACCCCTCAGAAGAGAGTATGGATCTCACG GTAGCATCGACGTAGTGGCTCAATCAGTCACAGTCGGCGAGAACATCTTCGCGATGCTTCAAGATTTTCGGCCAACGGATCAAAGAAGTCCAGTAAGCGCCGATTATTTGAGACGTGTTCAGGATACGCAGTCGGCGCAGGACACTGACGAGGTCTGTGGACCAACCGGTGGCGGTTCCAGTCCGAAATTACGATTGAAGTTGAATAGATTTTGGGGTGGTAAATCTCCTCGTGCTATGGAAGAAACCTGTGGTAGCCCAGTCGTATCGGCTGATGTCGAAGAACGACATCGTAGACGAGCCTTTGCTCATTACGATTGCCAATCGCTCACAGCTAATCTCGGTTATGCTGCTAAACTGCGAGGTATACTTTTagcgagaagaagaaacacgGCAACTGGTGCCTCAGCTGCAAGCGCTTTACGAGCCTCAACTCCAGATGAGACTCCTGAAGAAGATTCTGGAGATGGGAAAG GCAACGACCTTTTGGAATCGTGTCCCTTCTTCCGGAATGAAATTGGCGGTGAAGGGGAACGCGAAGTTGGCCTTACTCGCTGCCCACACGTTAATGGAGTTCATAGGCCAGCATTATCCTATGGTGTCTCGGTTTTGGAACCTTTACCCGGTGAAACATTATGGAAACACACGTGTCCGGTACAAAAACGGCCACTTCCGATCGAAAGCGTCGACGAGGGTGCTCATTATTATCGGAAATATTTCTTAG gTCGAGAACATCAAAATTGGTTTGGTATGGACGAACAATTAGGTCCAGTGGCCATCAGTATTCGTAAAGACGTTAATCAATATCGAATAATCGTAAGAACATCAGAACTATTAACTTTACGTGGTTCTGTGCCTGAAGAAGCACTGGGTATAAGGCCCCAAGGTAGAGTACCAACGAGAGAACTATTGGAGTTGGTCGCACCGGAAGTACAATTAGGCTGTCTCAGACTTGGAACGGCTGCAGCTGAAGAAGCTGTCGCAAGATTGGATGAGCAGGGTCTTTCTAGCAGGTACAAGGTCGGCGTGCTATACTGTAGATCAGGTCAGAGAACGGAGGAAGAGATGTACAATAATCAGCATGCTGGACCAGCGTTTCTCGAATTTCTCGATACAATCg GCCAAAGAATAAGACTGCGAGGATTCGAGGGTTACAAAGCTGGTTTGGATACTCGAACAGACTCAACGGGTACTCACGCGGTAGCTGCGACTCATCGGGGAGCGGAAGTTACGTTTCACGTGTCAACGATGCTACCCTTTACACCGAATAACCGGCAGCAGCTGTTAAGGAAGAGACATATTGGGAACGACATAGTAACAATAGTCTTTCAg GAACCCGGAGCTCTACCGTTCAGTCCACGGAGAATACGTTCGCAATTTCAGCATGTGTTCATCGTGGTAAAAGCCATTAATCCTTGCACAGACAATACGCAATACAGCGTAGCTGTTTCCAGAAGCAAAGAGGTGCCTATTTTCGGACCACCTGTTCCACCAGGAGCGACCTTTACAAAGGGAAAAGCTTTTGCGGATTTCATTCTAGCGAAAGTGATTAATGCCGAGAATGCAGCACACAG ATCAGAAAAGTTTGCCACAATGGCGACAAGAACGAGACAggaatatttgaaagatttgGCGACTAATTATTCTTCTGCCACGGTTGTCGACACTGGTCAAAAGTTTT cGATGCTGTCCTTCAGCAGTAAAAAGAAGGCAAATGTGAGACCAAGATTATCTTGTGACGCGTCCCAGCGTGGTGCGATTTGTTGGCAGGTCATTCTTGAGGATAGCAATCAAAACACCGATTGCTATCTTGGAATAAGCATTGATACTATCGTACTGATCGAAGAACATTCACGACAAATCGTCTTTGTAACTCCTTGCGTCAGCGTTCTTGGCTGGCATGCTCAGACCAATAG TCTGAGATTGTATTATCATCAAGGCGAGTGTATAACGATCCATGTGCGCGGCGATTACGGTGAACGCGACGAACTAATGGAAATAGTCGCACGATTGCGAGCGGTGACGCAAGGAGCACCAGCATCTGAGCTTTCCCTCAAAAGAAACGGCCTCGGACAATTGGGTTTCCACGTACAACCGGACGGTGTGGTGACTCAGGTCGAAGCTATGGGACTTTCGTGGCAAGCTGGTCTTCGACAGGGTTCGAGACTCGTTGAAATTTGTAAGGTGGCTGTGTCAACGTTGACCCACGATCAGATGATCGATCTTTTAAAAACGAGCGCTCAAGTCACTGTCACTGTTATACCACCCACGAATGATGGCAATCCTAGAAG AGGATGCCCGCTACAAAATTGTCAACATCTATCGAACAATTACGAAGGTGATTACGAAAACGTAACTAACCCGGACAACACGCCGACTCAACAAATTGCCATGTCACATCAGAGACgatacgatcgatcttttAGCCCACCTAGATCCAGTAACAGTTCAGGATACGGAACAGGTTCAAGTTCTAGATCGTTTAATGATCCTAGATTTCCATTGGAGGGTACAATGACAAGCAGTAGCAGTGGACACAGTAGTACTGATGATCGTTG GTACGAATTGTTGGAACCACAGGATCAGGATAACAATGGACATCGTACGGATGgcacaccaccaccaccattaccagCAAGACAGAATTATCAAGCTCTGACACCTAACAAAGTAATAACGggacaaaagaaagagaaagaaagtcatTACGCGAGTAGCAAGCAATTTACTGAGAATTCGAAACTTCACAATCACGATCACTACGCCAAGGAAAGTGGTTATGTGTCAGCTAAAATTATCCAAGAAAATGCAAGACACGAGAATTATCAGAGACACCTGGACAACGCTCATCGAAATCAAGATCACGTAACTTCGAATTACGTAAAGctacagaaagagaaattcgagATCAAACAGGAGAATCTTTATGCGTCGCAAAGAGATCTCTTGAAGAACGATTATCAGCATCATTCTACTCATCAGAAACTCAGTGCTTCAAATTCCTTGCCATTGGCTCAGAACGCGAGTTATAGTCTTCCCAAATCTGCTAGCAACAATAATCTCATACGATTCAATGAATTCGATCAGACAAGCTCAAAGTACGAGTACGAAAATAAACCGGATAGAACATCGAAGTACGAGATTCAGGAAGAGAAACTTCTAGACCGAAACACTAACAAATACGATCAGGAAACACGTAATGATATACGTAACGATATACGTAATGAGAAACGTGCCACAATAGGTTACGAGTATTCAGAAGATTCctatgaaaaaaggaatagcAAGTACGACATTGAGATCACAAAATATGATTTAGAAGCCATACAACAGAACAATGATagaaaacataataataacgagAACAACGATCACAATAGAGAACCAATTAGATACGAGATGCCTCATGAGTTCAAGGTCGGTGAAAAAGTGACCTGTTTGAAAACGACTATGTCTGAACGGCCAGTTCCGCACAAGGTCAACGTCGAGTATAGACAAACAAAGGACTTTGCTACGAGTCTTCCACCGGAAGTTAGGATTCCCGAAAGCAATTGCATCGAAGTGACAACTCTACCTAGCGAAGACGAACTGTCCAATGGTTCAGGAAGCATCTCACCGAGATTAAGAAGAGCGAACAAGCATCGAGCTGGTAATTTAACACCTTCGAGTGGCAGTTCAAGAAATCAAAGTCCTCGCCCGAAGCCAGGTGTCAGAAATTCTCATCGAAATTCAGCCAATCTCACGTCGAGTACTTTGCAGGAGGATCTGATGAAATTGATCAATCCTGATTACATAGCTGATGACAATCAgctaacgaataataatatatcgaataacatTATGAGCGCCAATCAAAACtctaataagataaataacaatatgCTGGAGATTCAAAACAGATGTAGATCCAGAGAAAATCTTTGCGGTAACAGTACTTCGACGTTAAGCGTTTTACCTGCTAATGGACAAGACAATGGTAATAATGGTTCCGAAGTTATTTTGACGATGGCTAGACCAGCCACTGTTATATCTAATGCTAGCACAGCGTCTAGTCCAGCACCAAGCGAAAACAAATTGTCCAAGGAAGAGAG ATTATCACCACGCGTTACTAAATCACCGCACTCGATGTCAAAACCCACGAACAATTTAACATCCACCAAGGACGCGAAAACACACGTGGACGGCGACGTAGATTGTTGGCAGAATCATCATATAGATTCAAACAATAAAACGTCGAAGCAGCATCCTCAGGAATGGACCGATGATAGGATCATTGATGGCTGTAATACCATTGC AAATTCTGTCTCCGATTTGCAATCTCATCTCTCGACTCTCGAGCTGAGAGTAGCCAGGGAAACACGACGTCGTCTCTCTTTAGAAGACGAAGTTCGTCGTTTGAGAGACGAAAATCGACGCTTGCAGGACGAAAGCCACGCTGCTGCTCAACAACTTCGTCGCTTCACCGAGTggttttttcaaacgatagaTCAtcagtaa